Proteins found in one Labrus bergylta chromosome 8, fLabBer1.1, whole genome shotgun sequence genomic segment:
- the LOC136179821 gene encoding uncharacterized protein translates to MKPAKLGGGRSSVEAVLGFALGAVGGCILGATEIPVDRVLSELTAAGPLKPIMEEVSTVGPLGLGTLLGATALSAAMTSAVAGVILAAIVALLFVASRSCLPSHADSAGLWVSAGLAGALGATLSGATLGITIEWIVRTFGMVGLLCALSVFTVLKPLQYLVFKQLWVEGRCCTLGSTVWAGDREQNEISEAQQRQREAELMEQRILTLEKGGEDDGAELKSKWEAEHQQREERERKRREIEEAEMEQRTIQDWINTVVVKHVDFLAFSGIPMTVIAVVTSGFGLFGYGVHQSVFIVLLALVAVIAYLLMRSSDFKFWMLVGCMGMIATFVIAMLTLHAGQVVVSTAMKMRAAGQEQSRENVSARMNQQSSVEALNAAVFVSRLCQLSLGATVGGALVRRRLGEVKVIVGAASVAGGLLVGVEVLGTVLGEGGRAGALLGVVGAAGVSVGAAAAMAGGWSSWLGTLGTIAGLIIGALGVGRWHIVNIGLQVPAAYVFAMTNPF, encoded by the exons ATGAAACCAGCTAAACTGG GCGGCGGCAGATCGTCGGTGGAGGCCGTCTTGGGCTTTGCGCTGGGAGCGGTGGGAGGCTGCATACTCGGGGCCACAGAGATCCCCGTGGACAGAGTCCTGTCTGAGCTGACTGCAGCCGGGCCCCTGAAGCCTATCATGGAGGAAGTGAGCACTGTGGGGCCCCTGGGTCTGGGGACCCTGTTAGGAGCTACGGCTCTGAGCGCGGCGATGACCTCGGCGGTGGCGGGTGTGATCCTGGCTGCTATCGTAGCTCTGCTGTTTGTAGCCTCCAGGAGCTGCCTGCCCTCCCACGCGGACTCGGCTGGTCTCTGGGTGTCTGCGGGACTTGCCGGGGCCCTCGGCGCCACTCTGAGTGGTGCCACACTGGGCATCACTATCGAGTGGATAGTGAGGACATTTGGCATGGTGGGCCTGCTGTGTGCGCTGAGTGTGTTCACGGTGCTGAAACCCCTCCAGTACCTGGTGTTCAAGCAGCTGTGGGTGGAGGGTCGCTGCTGCACACTCGGGTCTACGGTCTGGGCCGGAGACAGGGAGCAGAACGAGATCTCGGAAGCccagcagagacagagggaggccGAGCTCATGGAGCAGAGGATCCTGACCCTCGAGAAGGGCGGCGAAGATGACGGTGCGGAACTGAAGTCAAAGTGGGAGGCGGAGCACCAAcaacgagaggagagagagaggaagaggagggagatcGAGGAGGCAGAGATGGAGCAGAGGACCATCCAGGACTGGATCAACACCGTGGTGGTCAAGCACGTGGACTTCTTGGCGTTCTCGGGGATCCCGATGACTGTGATCGCCGTGGTCACATCAGGGTTTGGGTTGTTCGGGTACGGGGTGCATCAGTCGGTGTTCATAGTGCTCCTGGCTCTGGTCGCCGTCATCGCCTACCTGCTCATGAGGTCCTCGGACTTTAAGTTCTGGATGCTGGTCGGCTGCATGGGCATGATCGCCACCTTCGTCATCGCCATGCTCACGCTGCACGCCGGTCAGGTCGTGGTTTCCACGGCGATGAAGATGCGAGCGGCGGGGCAGGAGCAGTCCAGGGAGAACGTCAGCGCTCGGATGAACCAGCAGTCCTCCGTGGAGGCTTTGAACGCCGCCGTCTTCGTCTCCCGGCTGTGTCAGCTGAGCCTGGGGGCCACAGTGGGCGGGGCTCTGGTGAGGCGGAGATTAGGGGAGGTGAAGGTCATAGTGGGGGCGGCCTCTGTGGCCGGGGGGTTACTGGTCGGGGTGGAGGTTTTAGGCACGGTGctgggagagggagggagggcgggGGCGCTGCTCGGGGTGGTCGGGGCAGCGGGGGTGTCCGTGGGGGCGGCAGCAGCCATGGCAGGGGGGTGGTCCTCGTGGTTGGGGACTCTGGGAACCATCGCAGGATTGATTATCGGGGCTCTGGGGGTCGGAAGGTGGCACATTGTCAACATCGGACTTCAGGTTCCTGCAGCGTACGTGTTCGCAATGACCAACCCGTTCTAA
- the calhm6 gene encoding calcium homeostasis modulator protein 6, with protein MDKFKTVLNIANQQTNLGIGMVALLTAGGEQIFSSVVFKCPCSQELNFVYGIVFLLVPALALLLLGYIISKKTWKLLTGLCCPRKGRSCSWRRLFATGTVLFQISTTALVAPSSWIAVALLNGNYFECAMTGVNASKARLCGGKASAELCQKELFRFPCGRGISGVPDADKDDVLLTLRAQSQILGWLLIASIMLSNLLLGCMARCASPISYLQLKFWRMYAQQESCMIDSFSAKHAKELAERNLKSFFNGTPPEDIKTPSNKDWEKISSLYKFSAKDHYYSTLHRYVESKTEDDGSLMRMASMKSVDSHGGINPPVLGFVDEGQIGV; from the exons ATGGACAAGTTTAAGACAGTTCTGAACATCGCAAACCAGCAGACCAACCTCGGGATCGGGATGGTGGCTCTGCTCACGGCCGGGGGGGAGCAGATCTTCTCCTCGGTGGTGTTTAAGTGTCCCTGCAGCCAGGAGTTGAACTTTGTGTACGGGATCGTGTTCCTGCTGGTGCCCGCGCTGGCCCTGCTGCTGCTCGGGTACATCATCAGTAAGAAGACGTGGAAGCTGCTGACGGGTCTGTGCTGTCCGCGCAAGGGGCGGTCGTGCAGCTGGAGGAGGCTGTTCGCGACCGGGACCGTCCTGTTCCAGATCAGCACCACCGCGCTGGTGGCCCCGTCCTCCTGGATCGCCGTGGCTCTGCTGAACGGGAACTACTTTGAGTGCGCGATGACCGGGGTGAACGCCTCCAAAGCACGCCTGTGCGGAGGGAAAGCGTCCGCGGAGCTGTGTCAGAAAGAGCTGTTCAGGTTCCCCTGCGGGAGGGGGATCAGCGGGGTCCCGGACGCAGACAAGGATGATGTGCTGCTCACCCTCAGGGCTCAGTCTCAG ATTCTGGGTTGGCTGCTTATCGCCTCCATCATGTTGTCCAACCTGCTGCTCGGCTGCATGGCTCGCTGCGCCTCCCCCATCAGCTACCTGCAGCTCAAGTTCTGGAGGATGTACGCTCAGCAGGAGAGTTGCATGATCGATTCTTTCTCGGCCAAACACGCCAAGGAGCTCGCTGAGAGGAACCTGAAGAGCTTCTTCAACGGCACGCCGCCTGAAGACATCAAAACCCCCTCCAATAAGGACTGGGAGAAGATCTCCTCCCTGTACAAGTTCAGCGCCAAAGATCACTACTACAGTACCTTGCACCGCTACGTGGAGAGCAAGACGGAGGACGACGGCTCGCTGATGAGGATGGCTTCAATGAAGTCGGTTGACTCGCATGGAGGTATCAACCCTCCTGTTCTGGGTTTTGTAGATGAAGGCCAGATAGGGGTGTGA
- the calhm5.1 gene encoding calcium homeostasis modulator protein 5 isoform X1: MQKLPADTMDNFQTVLRFFLNQKATIGYSFMALLTIGGERIFTLVSFQCPCNHDQNFAYGLTFLLGPAAVLLVLGLFFSTKLWRLYTGCCLNPMKLCPRGNCFGCLRAFTSIFTGACVAPIMWLCVALLNGTFYECAVSGLDDNLVVDLFCKNKTMKCREELARVPCDRSKLSSDERMELLLMFRAQSQILGWSLIIIAAVVGLLGTCYTNCRSKVSYLQLTFWKRYVEKEKERFDAYAMDYATKLAERNLQSFFENKAPEAFPFPSHKAWEEISAHYTFSRSEQCYSTLQRCVERTDRETPPEKRPVLDSEYGMEMH; the protein is encoded by the exons ATGCAGAAGCTCCCCGCTGACACCATGGATAACTTCCAGACTGTCCTGAGGTTCTTCTTGAACCAGAAAGCCACCATTGGCTACAGCTTCATGGCTCTGTTGACTATAGGCGGGGAGCGGATTTTCACCTTGGTCTCCTTTCAGTGTCCCTGTAACCACGACCAGAACTTCGCCTACGGGCTGACCTTCCTGCTGGGCCCGGCGGCGGTGCTGCTGGTCCTGGGTCTGTTCTTCAGCACCAAACTGTGGAGGCTCTACACCGGCTGCTGCCTGAATCCCATGAAGCTGTGTCCCCGGGGGAACTGCTTCGGCTGCCTCCGAGCCTTCACGAGCATCTTCACGGGGGCGTGCGTGGCGCCCATCATGTGGCTGTGTGTGGCCCTGCTCAACGGGACCTTCTACGAGTGTGCGGTGAGCGGGCTGGACGACAACCTGGTGGTGGATCTCTTCTGCAAAAACAAGACCATGAAGTGTCGGGAGGAGCTGGCCCGGGTGCCCTGCGACCGCTCCAAGCTGTCGAGCGACGAGCGcatggagctgctgctgatgttcaGAGCTCAGTCACAG ATCCTGGGCTGGTCTTTAATCATCATCGCTGCAGTCGTCGGCCTCCTGGGAACCTGCTACACGAACTGTCGCTCCAAAGTCAGCTACCTGCAGCTCACCTTCTGGAAGCGCTAcgtggagaaagagaaggagcgCTTCGACGCCTACGCCATGGACTACGCCACCAAACTGGCAGAGAGGAACCTGCAGAGCTTCTTCGAGAACAAGGCCCCCGAGGCGTTTCCTTTCCCGAGCCACAAGGCGTGGGAGGAGATCTCCGCGCACTACACCTTCTCCAGGAGCGAGCAGTGCTACAGCACGCTGCAGCGCTGCGTGGAGAGGACGGACCGGGAAACCCCCCCGGAGAAGAGACCCGTCCTGGACTCGGAGTACGGGATGGAGATGCActga
- the calhm5.1 gene encoding calcium homeostasis modulator protein 5 isoform X2, with translation MKLPADTMDNFQTVLRFFLNQKATIGYSFMALLTIGGERIFTLVSFQCPCNHDQNFAYGLTFLLGPAAVLLVLGLFFSTKLWRLYTGCCLNPMKLCPRGNCFGCLRAFTSIFTGACVAPIMWLCVALLNGTFYECAVSGLDDNLVVDLFCKNKTMKCREELARVPCDRSKLSSDERMELLLMFRAQSQILGWSLIIIAAVVGLLGTCYTNCRSKVSYLQLTFWKRYVEKEKERFDAYAMDYATKLAERNLQSFFENKAPEAFPFPSHKAWEEISAHYTFSRSEQCYSTLQRCVERTDRETPPEKRPVLDSEYGMEMH, from the exons aTG AAGCTCCCCGCTGACACCATGGATAACTTCCAGACTGTCCTGAGGTTCTTCTTGAACCAGAAAGCCACCATTGGCTACAGCTTCATGGCTCTGTTGACTATAGGCGGGGAGCGGATTTTCACCTTGGTCTCCTTTCAGTGTCCCTGTAACCACGACCAGAACTTCGCCTACGGGCTGACCTTCCTGCTGGGCCCGGCGGCGGTGCTGCTGGTCCTGGGTCTGTTCTTCAGCACCAAACTGTGGAGGCTCTACACCGGCTGCTGCCTGAATCCCATGAAGCTGTGTCCCCGGGGGAACTGCTTCGGCTGCCTCCGAGCCTTCACGAGCATCTTCACGGGGGCGTGCGTGGCGCCCATCATGTGGCTGTGTGTGGCCCTGCTCAACGGGACCTTCTACGAGTGTGCGGTGAGCGGGCTGGACGACAACCTGGTGGTGGATCTCTTCTGCAAAAACAAGACCATGAAGTGTCGGGAGGAGCTGGCCCGGGTGCCCTGCGACCGCTCCAAGCTGTCGAGCGACGAGCGcatggagctgctgctgatgttcaGAGCTCAGTCACAG ATCCTGGGCTGGTCTTTAATCATCATCGCTGCAGTCGTCGGCCTCCTGGGAACCTGCTACACGAACTGTCGCTCCAAAGTCAGCTACCTGCAGCTCACCTTCTGGAAGCGCTAcgtggagaaagagaaggagcgCTTCGACGCCTACGCCATGGACTACGCCACCAAACTGGCAGAGAGGAACCTGCAGAGCTTCTTCGAGAACAAGGCCCCCGAGGCGTTTCCTTTCCCGAGCCACAAGGCGTGGGAGGAGATCTCCGCGCACTACACCTTCTCCAGGAGCGAGCAGTGCTACAGCACGCTGCAGCGCTGCGTGGAGAGGACGGACCGGGAAACCCCCCCGGAGAAGAGACCCGTCCTGGACTCGGAGTACGGGATGGAGATGCActga
- the LOC110000814 gene encoding alpha-N-acetylgalactosaminidase — protein sequence MGSSAVSGLLVLLLVSVSYGLDNGLAGTPPMGWMAWERFRCNTDCIDDLQNCISEALFRDMADRLSEDGWRELGYEYLIIDDCWMLDQRDKEGRLQPDPSRFPGGIAKLARYVHDRGLKLGIYADMGSHTCMGFPGTPLHKIQIDAQTFASWGVDYLKFDGCYSNPVEQMLGYPMMSAALNDTGRPMVYSCSWPAYLGGLPPNVNYSLLGEICHLWRNYDDIEDSWDSVQDIIQWFSDNQDDLQPAAGPGRWNDPDMLIIGNFGLSVDQARSQMALWAVMASPLIMSNDLRNLDPNMRAILQNKVAISINQDPMGVQGRRLLQKKSGIDVYWRPLSSSCSALVFLSRRTDMPYLYHTYLSKLNYEAGSYQVYDVFSGSTRTGLNSTSKFSVSINPSGVVMWYVSPEEPSSQTRSDPAPHRELDSEFRLHKSSIGRLTVL from the exons ATGGGGTCCTCAGCAGTGTCGGGGCTCTTGGTCCTGCTCCTGGTCTCTGTGTCCTACGGTCTGGATAACGGACTGGCCGGGACTCCTCCGATGGGCTGGATGGCGTGGGAGCGATTCCGCTGTAACACAGATTGCATAGACGACCTGCAGAACTGCATCAG TGAGGCGCTATTCAGAGACATGGCCGACCGTCTGTCTGAGGACGGATGGAGGGAGCTGGGATACGAGTACCTGATCATCGACGACTGCTGGATGTTGGATCAGAGGGACAAGGAGGGGAGGCTGCAGCCTGACCCGtccag gTTCCCCGGAGGCATTGCCAAACTGGCGAGGTACGTCCATGACCGCGGGCTGAAGCTGGGGATCTATGCCGACATGGGCTCGCACACCTGCATGGGATTCCCGGGAACACCTCTGCATAAGATCCAGATCGACGCTCAGACCTTTGCCAGCTGGGGGGTCGACTACCTGAAGTTCGACGGCTGTTACTCCAACCCTGTGGAGCAGATGTTGG GTTACCCCATGATGTCTGCAGCTCTGAATGATACAGGTAGACCCATGGTTTACTCCTGCAGCTGGCCTGCTTACCTGGGAGGACTCCCGCCTAAT GTGAACTACTCTCTGCTGGGGGAAATCTGTCACCTGTGGAGGAACTATGATGACATCGAGGACTCGTGGGACAGCGTGCAGGACATTATCCAGTGGTTCTCTGATAACCAGGACGACCTGCAGCCGGCTGCTGGACCTGGACGATGGAATGACCCGGACATG CTGATCATCGGTAACTTTGGTCTCAGTGTGGACCAGGCTCGCTCTCAGATGGCTCTGTGGGCCGTCATGGCGTCTCCTCTCATCATGTCCAACGACCTCAGGAACCTTGACCCCAACATGAGGGCGATCCTGCAGAACAAGGTGGCCATCAGCATCAATCAGGACCCAATGGGCGTCCAGGGGCGCCGCctgctgcag AAGAAGAGTGGGATCGACGTGTACTGGAGGCCACTCTCTAGCTCTTGCAGTGCTCTGGTGTTCCTGAGTCGGAGGACAGACATGCCTTACCTGTACCACACCTATCTGTCCAAACTCAACTATGAAGCTGGAAGCTATCAG GTCTACGATGTGTTCTCGGGCTCCACCCGGACCGGTCTGAACTCCACCTCAAAGTTCTCCGTCTCCATCAACCCTTCAGGTGTGGTCATGTGGTACGTCTCACCTGAAGAGCCGTCCTCACAAACCAGGTCAGACCCGGCCCCCCACAGAGAGCTGGACTCCGAGTTCAGACTGCACAAATCTTCTATTGGACGTCTCACTGTGTTataa
- the LOC110000816 gene encoding RRP15-like protein isoform X1, which translates to MAALVKTHVQISADDAEPQIEDDSESGVEEDGDESSDGEEEGDEDGADEENEDEEGADEEDEDGEEDEDEEGADEEEDDGEEADAEDGAEEEKAEDGGDGNPNAGWADAMAKILGKKTPESESIILIKNKALEKMKERERQEQLERQKQVDKKRTWEMMSRVKPDVVKDRETERALQRVATRGVVQLFNAVRKHQKTVDEKVKEVGGSERKKAKLLSSVSKKDFIDVLRGSEGSQTPKTLAPVEDEKPSWSVLRDDFMMGASMKDWDKLSDEEAGSGGAAEQSDSD; encoded by the exons ATGGCAGCTCTTGTGAAAACACATGTGCAGATATCTG CAGACGACGCAGAGCCTCAGATCGAGGACGACAGTGAATCTGGAGTAGAGGAGGACGGAGATGAGAGTAGtgatggagaagaggagggggatgaAGACGGAGCCGACGAGGAGAACGAAGACGAAGAAGGAGCcgatgaggaggatgaagacggagaggaggacgaggacgaagAGGGAGccgatgaggaggaggatgatggtgAAGAGGCAGATGCCGAAGACGGAGCGGAGGAAGAGAAGGCTGAAGATGGAGGAGACGGTAACCCGAACGCCGGCTGGGCGGATGCGATGGCAAAAATCCTGGGGAAGAAGACTCCGGAGAGCGAGAGCATCATCCTGATAAAGAACAAAGCGCtggagaagatgaaggagagagaaagacaggagcagctggagagacagaaacag GTGGATAAGAAGCGAACATGGGAAATGATGAGCAGAGTGAAACCTGACGTGgtgaaggacagagagacagagagagctcTGCAGAGAGTGGCCACCAG GGGGGTGGTGCAGCTGTTCAACGCCGTCAGGAAGCATCAGAAGACGGTGGATGAGAAGGTGAAGGAGGTTGGAGGATCGGAGAGGAAGAAGGCGAAGCTTTTGTCTTCAGTTTCAAAGAAAGATTTCATTGACGTCCTGAGGGGGAGCGAGGGAAGCCAAACACCCAAA actctTGCTCCTGTCGAGGATGAGAAGCCGTCGTGGAGCGTGCTCAGAGACGACTTCATGATGGGAGCCTCCATGAAGGACTGGGACAAACTCAGTGATGAAGAGGCGGGGTCAGGAGGGGCGGCCGAACAGAGTGACTCAGACTGA
- the LOC110000816 gene encoding RRP15-like protein isoform X2, with the protein MAALVKTHVQISDDAEPQIEDDSESGVEEDGDESSDGEEEGDEDGADEENEDEEGADEEDEDGEEDEDEEGADEEEDDGEEADAEDGAEEEKAEDGGDGNPNAGWADAMAKILGKKTPESESIILIKNKALEKMKERERQEQLERQKQVDKKRTWEMMSRVKPDVVKDRETERALQRVATRGVVQLFNAVRKHQKTVDEKVKEVGGSERKKAKLLSSVSKKDFIDVLRGSEGSQTPKTLAPVEDEKPSWSVLRDDFMMGASMKDWDKLSDEEAGSGGAAEQSDSD; encoded by the exons ATGGCAGCTCTTGTGAAAACACATGTGCAGATATCTG ACGACGCAGAGCCTCAGATCGAGGACGACAGTGAATCTGGAGTAGAGGAGGACGGAGATGAGAGTAGtgatggagaagaggagggggatgaAGACGGAGCCGACGAGGAGAACGAAGACGAAGAAGGAGCcgatgaggaggatgaagacggagaggaggacgaggacgaagAGGGAGccgatgaggaggaggatgatggtgAAGAGGCAGATGCCGAAGACGGAGCGGAGGAAGAGAAGGCTGAAGATGGAGGAGACGGTAACCCGAACGCCGGCTGGGCGGATGCGATGGCAAAAATCCTGGGGAAGAAGACTCCGGAGAGCGAGAGCATCATCCTGATAAAGAACAAAGCGCtggagaagatgaaggagagagaaagacaggagcagctggagagacagaaacag GTGGATAAGAAGCGAACATGGGAAATGATGAGCAGAGTGAAACCTGACGTGgtgaaggacagagagacagagagagctcTGCAGAGAGTGGCCACCAG GGGGGTGGTGCAGCTGTTCAACGCCGTCAGGAAGCATCAGAAGACGGTGGATGAGAAGGTGAAGGAGGTTGGAGGATCGGAGAGGAAGAAGGCGAAGCTTTTGTCTTCAGTTTCAAAGAAAGATTTCATTGACGTCCTGAGGGGGAGCGAGGGAAGCCAAACACCCAAA actctTGCTCCTGTCGAGGATGAGAAGCCGTCGTGGAGCGTGCTCAGAGACGACTTCATGATGGGAGCCTCCATGAAGGACTGGGACAAACTCAGTGATGAAGAGGCGGGGTCAGGAGGGGCGGCCGAACAGAGTGACTCAGACTGA